In the Acropora muricata isolate sample 2 chromosome 1, ASM3666990v1, whole genome shotgun sequence genome, one interval contains:
- the LOC136919636 gene encoding uncharacterized protein produces the protein MTKEAMEDIGLQWNPKKCNVLNVRRGVPVDIPEGFKSGETLIDSLKEDTTYRFLGAPERLLQEEKLALQCTSKTYLQRLSVIWSSPLSDTNRVQASNQLALPVLSYLMWSQHWCLTDLRDIDRQARKIVCESGGKHPLGLKATVYLPRALGGRGMRSVEEEYKMTKIKSAIKLYSNEDPTMRLVRAFEENAIHQGHQSLVKEAREFAEELGFTLDLSFPHPKCLDNTDGADVPTDKIKRHLKKAAIEQRKTEVKEKKWQGKLLAARWEEDQLNQRGCFAWLKNWDTAPTHTIAGMLELYEQLTPTKVYYARKTLTNRPNDTLCRLFGKTAESIPHVLASCSALAQNKYLARHNAALKVLFWEMLRELQLSDTVPPWYSPAVPKPIYESTKAQAYWDIPVFVVSEQVKQNRVDARFIDHEKKKVLAVEMSCPWTENREKKQEEKTIKYGPLRWELKQQFPGYDIQQYNIIIDVLGGWSTEVDEAMRELFGARGGEILLRMQRAVISHTLNIARTLKVFS, from the coding sequence atgacaaaggaagcAATGGAGGACATTGGGTTACAGTGGAATCCAAAGAAGTGCAATGTGCTCAACGTGAGAAGGGGTGTTCCGGTTGATATACCTGAAGGGTTCAAGTCAGGGGAGACGCTCATCGACAGCCTGAAGGAAGATACTACCTACCGGTTCCTCGGAGCACCGGAACGGctacttcaagaagaaaagctggCTTTGCAGTGTACTTCCAAGACCTACCTGCAGAGACTCTCGGTTATCTGGTCGAGCCCACTGTCAGACACCAACAGAGTTCAAGCGTCCAATCAGCTTGCCTTGCCAGTGTTGTCGTACCTTATGTGGTCCCAACACTGGTGTCTGACAGACTTGCGCGACATCGATAGACAGGCACGAAAGATCGTGTGTGAGAGTGGTGGCAAGCATCCACTAgggttgaaagcgactgtctacctgcctagggctctgggaggacgtggaatgagatcggtagaggaagagtacaaaatgactaagatcaagtcagccattaagctgtatagtaatgaggaccccacaatgaggctggtgcgagcgtttgaagagaatgcgatacatcaaggccatcagtcgctcgtcaaagaggctagagagtttgcagaggaactggggTTTACCCTTGACCTAAGTTTTCCGCACCCCAAGTGCCTTGACAACACAGATGGAGCAGATGTGCCCACAGATAAGATCAAGAGGCAcctcaaaaaggctgcaattgagcaacggaaaactgaagtcaaggaaaagaaatggcaaggaaagctcctcgcagcgagatgggaggaggatcagctgaaccagcggggttgctttgcgtggctgaagaattgggatacggcgcctacacacaccatcgcggggatgcttgaactttatgaacagttaacaccgacaaaggtctattatgcacgtaagaccctgaccaatcgtcctaatgacaccctttgtagactctttggaaaaacggccgaaagtatccctcacgtgctggcgagttgttctgcgcttgcgcagaataagtaccttgcgcgtcataatgcagccctcaaagtactgttttgggaaatgctaagagagcttcaactctctgatacagtgccaccgtggtattctccggccgtcccaaaacccatctacgagtcaaccaaggcccaagcatattgggatataccagtctttgtagtaagtgagcaagtaaagcagaacagagtggatgcgagatttatagatcatgagaagaagaaagttctggcggtagaaatgagctgcccctggacggagaacagagaaaagaagcaagaagagaagaccatcaagtatggccccctccgctgggaactcaaacagcagttcccaggatatgacatccagcagtataacatcattatcgatgtcttaggagggtggtccactgaggtagacgaggctatgagggaactgttcggggctcgaggaggggagattctactccggatgcaaagagccgtcatctcgcacaccctaaacattgcccgcacactgaaagtattttcttga